One window from the genome of Tachysurus vachellii isolate PV-2020 chromosome 5, HZAU_Pvac_v1, whole genome shotgun sequence encodes:
- the LOC132845651 gene encoding beta-2 adrenergic receptor, which translates to MLEEPTKCSMCCCTMLNKILMVVFMILLMFGIWFGNLLTLAVVFGTKPFHTPQGYLKASLAVADLAVGIFVLPLSLYAELTLLLTGAAPGWTVRNSQYTPFHPCSYIGPVFAGCTLVSITTVFLLTIERSIAVLKPLHKEVLITRRRTSMLIVFSWTGSFFLALAPLIFSKQIALEYNACSRMCNYALEAYEFPPQAWNILLLFPAFDFTLLIGTVVTNIISFTKIRHHSRKRRRLAQAGCQSTSGPSFSDIKAAKTIGALTLVFTVSFTPVAVFVVGNVTGNEWCNFSFFAFWTLAASSCWNVIIYSVRDQKFRIRARQLLVLSKRKHSP; encoded by the coding sequence ATGCTGGAGGAACCGACAAAATGCAGCATGTGTTGCTGCACTATGCTGAACAAAATACTGATGGTTGTCTTCATGATATTACTGATGTTTGGTATATGGTTTGGAAACTTGCTAACTTTGGCTGTGGTGTTCGGAACCAAACCTTTCCACACACCCCAGGGTTACCTGAAAGCCTCTTTAGCGGTGGCGGACTTGGCAGTGGGGATTTTTGTGCTCCCTCTGTCCCTTTACGCAGAGCTTACACTCTTATTGACGGGCGCAGCACCTGGCTGGACAGTGCGTAATTCACAGTACACACCTTTCCACCCGTGCAGTTATATTGGCCCCGTGTTTGCAGGCTGCACTCTGGTTTCCATCACTACAGTTTTCCTACTCACTATTGAGCGCAGCATTGCTGTCTTAAAACCTTTGCACAAAGAGGTCCTAATAACAAGAAGACGAACGAGTATGCTGATCGTATTTTCTTGGACGGGCAGTTTTTTCTTAGCACTAGCTCCTTTGATTTTTAGCAAACAGATCGCGTTGGAGTATAACGCATGCAGCAGAATGTGCAACTACGCGTTAGAGGCTTATGAGTTTCCTCCTCAGGCTTGGAATATTCTCTTACTTTTCCCAGCGTTTGATTTTACTCTCCTCATAGGGACTGTTGTTACAAACATAATATCCTTCACTAAGATCCGGCATCATTCAAGGAAAAGAAGGCGTCTGGCACAAGCGGGTTGCCAAAGTACATCAGGACCAAGTTTCTCTGACATTAAGGCAGCAAAAACAATCGGCGCGCTCACGCTGGTCTTCACCGTCTCCTTCACTCCCGTGGCGGTGTTTGTAGTAGGAAACGTTACCGGAAACGAATGGTGCAATTTCTCGTTTTTTGCTTTTTGGACTTTGGCTGCAAGCAGTTGCTGGAACGTCATTATTTACAGCGTGAGGGACCAAAAGTTCAGAATCCGAGCGCGTCAGCTTCTCGTGTTGTCGAAAAGAAAACATTCACCCTGA
- the ndufaf6 gene encoding NADH dehydrogenase (ubiquinone) complex I, assembly factor 6 isoform X2 codes for MWNWHRQVKDSVSQKTIGLMRMQFWKTAVEDIYRDEPPVQPVSAELWRAVRKHKLTRRWLLRIIAEREKDMDDRAYKNLQELESYSENTQSSLLYLLLETLGVKDVHADHAASHIGKAHGIVTCLRATPYHSQRRRVYLPMDICMLHGVSQEDFIRGSREQNVRDVVYDIASQAHVHLQHARSFSKTVPDAAMPAFLQTVAIDDFLERVRKVDFNVFHPSLQRRNPLMPIQLYFRSWKKKY; via the exons ATGTGGAACTGGCACAGGCAG GTAAAGGACTCTGTGTCTCAGAAGACCATTGGTCTGATGCGAATGCAGTTTTGGAAGACCGCAGTGGAGGACATTTACAGAGATGAGCCTCCGGTGCAGCCTGTTAGTGCAGAACTGTGGAGG GCGGTGAGGAAACATAAACTGACTAGAAGGTGGCTGTTGAGAATCATAGCTGAAAGA GAAAAGGATATGGACGACAGAGCATACAAGAATCTTCAGGAGCTGGAGTCATATTCAGAGAACACCCAGTCGTCTCTCCTCTACCTCCTGCTGGAGACTTTAG GAGTGAAAGATGTCCATGCAGATCATGCTGCCAGCCATATCGGTAAAGCACATGGAATTGTGACATGTCTGCGAGCCACACCGTACCACAGCCAGAGACGCAGGGTCTATCTCCCCATGGACATCTGCATGCTG CATGGCGTCTCTCAAGAGGACTTCATCCGTGGCAGCAGGGAGCAGAATGTCAGGGATGTTGTGTATGACATTGCCAGTCAAGCTCATGTTCATCTCCAACAC GCAAGATCATTCAGTAAAACTGTTCCGGATGCTGCCATGCCTGCTTTCCTTCAAACG GTTGCTATTGATGATTTCCTGGAGAGAGTGAGGAAAGTAGACTTCAACGTTTTCCACCCCAGCCTCCAGAGAAGGAATCCACTGATGCCCATTCAACTTTATTTCCGATCATGGAAAAAGAAATACTGA
- the ndufaf6 gene encoding NADH dehydrogenase (ubiquinone) complex I, assembly factor 6 isoform X1, producing the protein MHQVKCEGDQHICCVCVNMAPGFRMKCGLLNRILFCTKICPHIARPPTRTEVMCLRASTHSASQHNEKYCIDLVRLRDYEGFMSSLLLPEAARRSSLALRAFNVELAQVKDSVSQKTIGLMRMQFWKTAVEDIYRDEPPVQPVSAELWRAVRKHKLTRRWLLRIIAEREKDMDDRAYKNLQELESYSENTQSSLLYLLLETLGVKDVHADHAASHIGKAHGIVTCLRATPYHSQRRRVYLPMDICMLHGVSQEDFIRGSREQNVRDVVYDIASQAHVHLQHARSFSKTVPDAAMPAFLQTVAIDDFLERVRKVDFNVFHPSLQRRNPLMPIQLYFRSWKKKY; encoded by the exons ATGCACCAGGTTAAATGTGAAGGGGACCAGCatatttgctgtgtgtgtgttaatatggCACCAGGCTTTAGAATGAAATGTGGACTTTTaaacaggattttattttgcactAAAATATGTCCACATATCGCACGTCCTCCAACACGTACAGAGGTCATGTGCTTGAGAGCGTCAACACATTCAGCCTCACAACACAACGAGAAATACTGTATTGATCTTGTAAG ATTGCGTGATTATGAAGGGTTTATGAGTTCTTTGCTTCTTCCGGAGGCTGCTCGTCGCTCCTCTTTAGCTCTGAGGGCTTTTAATGTGGAACTGGCACAG GTAAAGGACTCTGTGTCTCAGAAGACCATTGGTCTGATGCGAATGCAGTTTTGGAAGACCGCAGTGGAGGACATTTACAGAGATGAGCCTCCGGTGCAGCCTGTTAGTGCAGAACTGTGGAGG GCGGTGAGGAAACATAAACTGACTAGAAGGTGGCTGTTGAGAATCATAGCTGAAAGA GAAAAGGATATGGACGACAGAGCATACAAGAATCTTCAGGAGCTGGAGTCATATTCAGAGAACACCCAGTCGTCTCTCCTCTACCTCCTGCTGGAGACTTTAG GAGTGAAAGATGTCCATGCAGATCATGCTGCCAGCCATATCGGTAAAGCACATGGAATTGTGACATGTCTGCGAGCCACACCGTACCACAGCCAGAGACGCAGGGTCTATCTCCCCATGGACATCTGCATGCTG CATGGCGTCTCTCAAGAGGACTTCATCCGTGGCAGCAGGGAGCAGAATGTCAGGGATGTTGTGTATGACATTGCCAGTCAAGCTCATGTTCATCTCCAACAC GCAAGATCATTCAGTAAAACTGTTCCGGATGCTGCCATGCCTGCTTTCCTTCAAACG GTTGCTATTGATGATTTCCTGGAGAGAGTGAGGAAAGTAGACTTCAACGTTTTCCACCCCAGCCTCCAGAGAAGGAATCCACTGATGCCCATTCAACTTTATTTCCGATCATGGAAAAAGAAATACTGA
- the nagpa gene encoding N-acetylglucosamine-1-phosphodiester alpha-N-acetylglucosaminidase — MEMLENLAYVCVLFILVPFWMTESKTVGHSLDDDLLLPYSDSHGPSHSHRYVRDCQPLLHGNLTHETWLASAHPGSPVVESKNFVSAFSSSVRWVSGHITVVHDPLRTVSVLEPGGPGGCLILRRELVENTAKTRKCLIAQNAGYFVMRKKFLEGKCLGNIVSDGRLVQNSGGVQNAQFGIRKDGTLVFGYLSEEEVLDRINPFVQLVSGVVWLLRSGEVYINESLKAECKDSQETGTLQEFVNVISARTAVGHDAKGRLILFQSDGQTNIRGMNLWEVAEFLKKQGVINAINLDGGGSSTYVRDGSLASFPSDHCDDPMWRCPRAVSTVLCVHERLCQPEDCNKHGTCVDGQCVCQPGWAMPTCANLTCQPTACGDHGLCTPVGCVCDAGWIGVNCSQECKAGFYGDGCKDKCMCKNGGTCDHVHGQCTCPAGFHGDSCEQECPLGYYGLLCSQECQCSNLCPCDSVTGSCNATFHNQRNTSMQRAGHCLATQMLKEWRKKDEAHMQRPYLSKKSWMVSTAVLAAILLTSLIGNLIQWCGKCKGYLQQEYSYVPLEEVHKSRDSPNHLRTQPGKALFQPDDTDSDSL, encoded by the exons ATGGAAATGTTAGAAAATTTGGCctatgtttgtgttctgtttattttggttCCATTCTGGATGACAGAGAGCAAAACTGTGGG GCACTCTTTAGATGATGACCTCCTGTTGCCCTATTCTGATAGTCATGGTCCGTCTCATTCCCATCGGTACGTGAGGGACTGTCAGCCACTCCTCCATGGAAACCTTACCCATGAAACCTGGCTGGCAAGCGCACACCCTGGCTCTCCTGTAGTAGAATCCAAGAATTTTGTCTCAGCATTCAGCAGTTCAGTGAGATGGGTGAGTGGCCACATCACAGTGGTTCATGACCCGCTGAGAACAGTGTCGGTGCTGGAGCCTGGAGGCCCCGGAGGATGTCTGATTTTACGTAGAGAGCTTGTGGAAAACACTGCTAAAACAAGGAAGTGTCTGATCGCACAGAATGCTGGATATTTTGTCATGAGAAAAAAGTTTCTTGAAGGAAAGTGCTTAGGGAACATTGTAAGTGATGGCAGACTGGTACAGAATAGTGGAGGAGTGCAGAACGCTCAGTTCGGTATCAGGAAGGACGGGACACTGGTGTTTGG TTATCTATCAGAGGAAGAGGTGTTGGACAGAATAAACCCTTTTGTGCAGCTGGTCAGTGGGGTGGTTTGGCTGCTCAGGTCAGGAGAAGTATACATCAATGAGAGCTTAAAGGCTGAATGTAAAGACTCTCAGGAGACAG GAACATTACAGgaatttgttaatgtgataTCTGCACGGACAGCAGTGGGCCACGATGCCAAGGGAAGACTCATTTTATTCCAAAGTGATGGCCAGACAAATATCAGAGG TATGAACCTATGGGAGGTGGCAGAGTTCCTGAAGAAGCAGGGAGTCATCAACGCCATTAATCTGGACGGAGGCGGCTCCTCCACTTATGTCCGTGACGGGTCACTGGCAAGTTTCCCCTCAGATCACTG TGATGATCCGATGTGGCGATGTCCTCGGGCCGTGTCCACCGTGCTGTGTGTGCACGAGCGTCTCTGCCAGCCTGAAGACTGCAACAAGCATGGGACCTGTGTAGATGGCCAGTGTGTGTGCCAACCTGGCTGGGCCATGCCTACCTGTGCCAATCTAACATGCCAACCTACAGCTTGTGGAGACCATGGGCTCTGCACCCCAG TTGGCTGTGTGTGCGACGCAGGGTGGATAGGTGTGAACTGCAGTCAGG AGTGTAAGGCAGGTTTCTATGGCGATGGGTGTAAGGACAAATGCATGTGCAAAAATGGTGGAACTTGCGATCATGTCCATGGACAATGCACTTGTCCTGCTGGTTTTCATGGCGATTCCTGTGAGCAAG AATGTCCTCTAGGATACTACGGGCTGCTTTGTTCACAGGAGTGCCAATGCAGTAACCTTTGCCCTTGTGACTCCGTAACGGGAAGCTGTAATGCCACTTTCCACAACCAGAGAAATACCAGTATGCAGAGAG CTGGTCATTGCCTAGCCACCCAAATGTTGAAGGAGTGGCGAAAGAAAGACGAGGCTCACATGCAGAGGCCTTATCTATCAAA GAAGAGCTGGATGGTTAGCACCGCCGTCCTGGCTGCAATCTTGCTGACCAGTCTCATTGGAAACTTAATCCAATGGTGTGGAAAATGCAAAGGATATCTGCAGCAGGAGTATTCCTATGTACCACTAGAGGAAGTTCACAAGTCTAGGGATAGTCCAAATCATTTGAGGACACAGCCTGGCAAAGCTCTCTTTCAGCCAGATGACACAGACTCAGACTCCTTatag
- the tp53inp1 gene encoding tumor protein p53-inducible nuclear protein 1, whose protein sequence is MLQRFTSILFGDALEEATECPADVGFNRNEDDEDWILVDYLAEACSSACDDELIEVCSENIDAPDCPLRCNSCSSLDSAADTDPEDRGFLRLDAECGLEESWFITPPPCFTAGGRGPVLLETSPLENLLIEHPSMSVYAVHSSENRQLKENSCEPSILRSEVQYRPSHPTGCYAAALTATRASFLEQAKNGRLAQRIRDNVQRQQLSRNALRRLNLLRDGGARQAKAAAGHVQQPGQRQYNY, encoded by the exons ATGTTGCAGAGGTTCACCAGCATCCTATTCGGAGATGCCCTGGAGGAGGCCACTGAATGTCCTGCAGATGTGGGCTTTAACAGAAATGAAGATGACGAGGACTGGATCCTTGTTGATTATCTTG CTGAAGCTTGCTCCAGTGCCTGTGATGATGAGTTGATAGAAGTCTGCTCAGAGAACATAGATGCTCCTGACTGCCCTTTGCGCTGCAACTCCTGCTCCTCTCTGGACTCAGCAGCAGACACAGACCCAGAGGACAGAGGGTTCTTGCGCCTGGATGCTGAGTGTGGTCTTGAGGAGAGCTGGTTTATCACACCACCACCCTGCTTCACAGCTGGAGGAAGGGGTCCAGTGCTTTTGGAAACTAGTCCTCTGGAGAACCTGCTTATTGAGCACCCCAGCATGTCTGTCTATGCTGTGCATAGCTCAGAAAACCGCCAGCTAAAGGAAAACTCTTGCGAACCTAGCATACTTAG GTCTGAGGTTCAGTACAGACCCAGTCACCCTACTGGCTGCTATGCAGCTGCTCTCACTGCCACACGTGCCAGCTTCCTGGAGCAGGCCAAAAATGGACGCTTGGCTCAGAGGATTCGCGACAATGTGCAGCGCCAGCAGCTGTCCCGTAATGCGCTCCGACGCCTGAACCTGCTCCGTGATGGGGGAGCCAGACAGGCCAAAGCCGCTGCAGGTCATGTCCAGCAGCCCGGACAGAGGCAGTACAACTACTGA